From Streptomyces sp. TLI_235, a single genomic window includes:
- a CDS encoding alpha-L-arabinofuranosidase B-like protein, whose protein sequence is MAGRTRLRRARHPLLATRTTAVLAAALLAGTEATSQAATQGPCDIYAAGGTPCVAAHSATRALFGAYNGALYQVRRASDGATKDVGLLSAGGYADAAAQDAFCTGTTCLITVIYDQSGRGNGLTQAPAGGAAGGPDNLAPATAASVRAGAHPAYGVYVAAGTGYRNNHTSGIATGDQPEGMYAIFDGTHFGGGCCFDYGDAETNNLDTGNGHMEAVHFGDSTIWGTGAGNGPWVMADLENGLFSGANVGHNANDPSVSHRFLTALVKGGPNQWVLRAGNAQSGGLSTYYSGPRPNASGYNPMHKEGAIILGIGGDNSKSSSGTFYEGVMTAGYPSDATENAVQANINAVGYQTAAVTSSSLTPGSRISLRATTACCTADYLRRNTDSSVAISPITAGSSAADKASATWTVRAGLADSTCLSFESAGTPGQYLRHSGFQLYTAADNGTALFTKDATFCPRAGHSGQGFSFQSANYPNKYLRHYAYTGYLAGDGGSNAWDNANSWSEDTSWLAAQPWS, encoded by the coding sequence TTGGCTGGTCGAACACGGCTGCGCCGTGCGCGGCACCCCCTGCTCGCCACCAGAACCACCGCAGTCCTCGCCGCCGCACTGCTCGCCGGCACGGAAGCGACCTCGCAGGCCGCCACCCAGGGGCCGTGCGACATCTACGCCGCGGGCGGCACACCCTGCGTGGCGGCCCACAGCGCCACCCGCGCCCTCTTCGGCGCCTACAACGGTGCGCTCTACCAGGTCCGGCGCGCCTCGGACGGCGCGACCAAGGACGTCGGTCTGCTGAGCGCCGGCGGCTACGCCGACGCCGCCGCCCAGGACGCGTTCTGCACCGGCACGACCTGTCTGATCACGGTCATCTACGACCAGTCGGGACGGGGCAACGGCCTCACCCAGGCGCCCGCGGGCGGCGCCGCGGGCGGCCCCGACAACCTCGCCCCGGCCACGGCCGCATCCGTCAGGGCCGGCGCCCACCCGGCCTACGGCGTCTACGTGGCCGCCGGCACCGGCTACCGCAACAACCACACCTCCGGGATCGCCACCGGCGACCAGCCCGAGGGCATGTACGCGATCTTCGACGGAACGCACTTCGGCGGCGGGTGCTGCTTCGACTACGGCGACGCCGAGACGAACAACCTGGACACCGGCAACGGCCACATGGAGGCCGTCCACTTCGGCGACAGCACGATCTGGGGCACCGGAGCCGGAAACGGACCCTGGGTGATGGCCGACCTCGAGAACGGCCTCTTCTCCGGCGCCAACGTCGGCCACAACGCCAACGACCCGAGCGTCAGCCACCGCTTCCTGACCGCCCTCGTCAAGGGCGGCCCGAACCAGTGGGTCCTCCGCGCCGGCAACGCCCAGTCCGGCGGACTGTCCACCTACTACAGCGGGCCCCGCCCCAACGCGTCCGGCTACAACCCGATGCACAAGGAGGGCGCCATCATCCTCGGCATCGGCGGCGACAACAGCAAGTCCTCCAGCGGCACCTTCTACGAAGGCGTGATGACCGCCGGCTACCCCTCGGACGCCACCGAGAACGCCGTGCAGGCCAACATCAACGCCGTCGGCTACCAGACCGCCGCCGTGACGTCGAGCTCGCTCACCCCCGGCTCCCGCATCTCGCTCCGGGCGACGACCGCCTGCTGCACCGCCGACTACCTCCGCCGCAACACCGACAGCAGCGTGGCCATCTCACCGATCACCGCCGGCAGTTCGGCCGCCGACAAGGCCTCCGCCACCTGGACCGTCCGTGCCGGACTGGCCGACAGCACCTGCCTGTCCTTCGAGTCCGCCGGCACCCCCGGCCAGTACCTGCGCCACTCCGGCTTCCAGCTCTACACCGCGGCCGACAACGGCACCGCGCTGTTCACGAAGGACGCCACCTTCTGCCCCCGGGCAGGACACAGCGGGCAGGGCTTCTCCTTCCAGTCCGCCAACTACCCCAACAAGTACCTGCGCCACTACGCCTACACCGGCTACCTCGCCGGCGACGGCGGCAGCAACGCGTGGGACAACGCCAACAGTTGGAGCGAGGACACCAGCTGGCTCGCCGCCCAGCCCTGGTCCTGA
- a CDS encoding monosaccharide ABC transporter substrate-binding protein (CUT2 family), with amino-acid sequence MFKRAAAAALAGAMIVGLSACSSAGGSSDGKSPGGKIVLGFAQVGAESGWRTANTKSVQEAAKKAGITLKFSDAQQKQENQIKAIRSFIQQKVDVIAFSPVVESGWDTVLKEAKAAHIPVILTDRAIDSEDTSLYETFLGSDFVEEGKKAGDWLVKEYQGKPGEVNIVQLEGTTGSAPANDRKSGFADVIKGEPKFKVVASQTGDFTRAKGKEVMQAFLKAQPKIDVLYAHNDDMALGAIQAIEEAGKKPGTDIRIVSVDGVKDAFTAMSQGKINFDVECNPLLGDQLMELAKKVKNGESVERRIKTVEGTFTPEQATAALPTRQY; translated from the coding sequence ATGTTCAAGAGAGCCGCCGCCGCCGCGCTCGCCGGCGCCATGATCGTCGGCCTGTCCGCCTGTTCCTCGGCCGGAGGTTCGTCGGACGGCAAGAGCCCGGGCGGAAAGATCGTCCTCGGCTTCGCCCAGGTCGGCGCCGAGAGCGGGTGGCGCACCGCGAACACGAAGTCCGTCCAGGAGGCTGCGAAGAAGGCCGGCATCACCCTCAAGTTCTCCGACGCGCAGCAGAAGCAGGAGAACCAGATCAAGGCGATCCGGTCGTTCATCCAGCAGAAGGTCGATGTGATCGCCTTCTCCCCGGTGGTCGAGTCCGGTTGGGACACCGTCCTGAAGGAGGCCAAGGCCGCGCACATCCCGGTGATCCTCACCGACCGCGCGATCGACTCCGAGGACACCTCCCTCTACGAGACCTTCCTCGGCTCGGATTTCGTCGAGGAGGGCAAGAAGGCCGGCGACTGGCTGGTCAAGGAGTACCAGGGCAAGCCGGGCGAGGTGAACATCGTCCAGTTGGAGGGCACCACCGGCTCCGCCCCGGCGAACGACCGCAAGTCGGGCTTCGCCGACGTGATCAAGGGCGAGCCGAAGTTCAAGGTCGTCGCCTCGCAGACGGGCGACTTCACCCGGGCCAAGGGCAAGGAGGTCATGCAGGCCTTCCTGAAGGCGCAGCCGAAGATCGACGTCCTCTACGCGCACAACGACGACATGGCGCTCGGCGCGATCCAGGCGATCGAGGAGGCCGGGAAGAAGCCCGGCACCGACATCAGGATCGTCTCCGTCGACGGCGTCAAGGACGCCTTCACCGCCATGTCCCAGGGCAAGATCAACTTTGATGTGGAGTGCAACCCGCTCCTCGGCGACCAGCTGATGGAGCTGGCGAAGAAGGTCAAGAACGGCGAGAGCGTCGAGCGCCGGATCAAGACCGTCGAGGGCACCTTCACCCCCGAGCAGGCCACCGCCGCACTGCCGACCCGTCAGTACTGA
- a CDS encoding simple sugar transport system ATP-binding protein, producing MQQPVLEVRGLRKEFPGVLALDGVDFRLFPGEVHALMGENGAGKSTLIKVLTGVHPADGGQVTMAGRPLRITGPLQAQQAGISTVYQEVNLCPNLSVAENLFIGREPRRRGLIHWSELRRRAADSVAELDLDIDVTARLDSFSIAVQQLVAIARAVDVDAKVLVLDEPTSSLDRDEVAQLFTVMRRLRERGTAILFVSHFLDQIYEICDRMTILRNGRLEGEYLTRDIGQVQLVSRMIGAELVGLESLGAGGRRTEGPAPELTQPFLRAEKLGRRGAIEPYDLTVRPGEVVGLAGLLGSGRTEAARLLFGADHADSGTVRVDGRPAALRSPQAAIGHGIAFCSENRKAEGLIGELTVRENIVLALQASRGWLRPLSRTAQDDFALRWIRALNIRPGDPEALVRNLSGGNQQKVLLARWLITDPKLLILDEPTRGIDVGAKAEIQKLVAGLAEKGMAVLFISAELEEVLRLSHRIGVLRDHRVVAQLANDGSLTPEHLMETIASGARR from the coding sequence ATGCAGCAACCGGTCCTGGAAGTACGCGGGCTCCGCAAGGAGTTCCCCGGCGTGCTGGCACTCGACGGCGTCGACTTCCGGCTCTTCCCGGGTGAGGTGCACGCGCTGATGGGCGAGAACGGCGCGGGCAAGTCCACCCTCATCAAGGTCCTCACCGGCGTCCACCCGGCGGACGGCGGCCAGGTCACCATGGCCGGCCGCCCGCTGCGGATCACCGGGCCGCTCCAGGCGCAGCAGGCCGGCATCTCGACCGTCTACCAGGAGGTCAACCTCTGCCCGAATCTGTCGGTGGCGGAGAACCTGTTCATCGGCCGCGAGCCCCGCCGCCGCGGCCTGATCCACTGGTCCGAGCTGCGGCGCCGCGCCGCGGACTCCGTCGCCGAACTCGACCTGGACATCGACGTCACCGCCCGCCTGGACAGCTTCTCGATCGCCGTCCAGCAGCTGGTCGCCATCGCCCGGGCGGTCGACGTCGACGCCAAGGTGCTCGTCCTGGACGAGCCGACCTCCAGCCTCGACCGCGATGAGGTCGCCCAACTGTTCACCGTCATGCGGCGGTTGCGCGAGCGGGGTACGGCGATCCTGTTCGTCTCCCACTTCCTCGACCAGATCTACGAGATCTGCGACCGCATGACGATCCTGCGCAACGGCCGGCTCGAGGGCGAGTACCTCACCCGGGATATCGGCCAGGTCCAGCTGGTCTCCCGCATGATCGGCGCGGAACTCGTCGGCCTCGAAAGCCTGGGGGCCGGTGGGCGGCGGACGGAGGGGCCCGCGCCGGAGCTCACGCAGCCGTTCCTGAGGGCGGAGAAGCTCGGCCGCCGCGGCGCGATCGAACCCTACGACCTGACCGTCCGGCCCGGCGAGGTGGTGGGTCTCGCCGGACTGCTCGGCTCCGGCCGCACCGAGGCCGCACGACTGCTGTTCGGGGCCGACCACGCAGACAGCGGCACCGTGCGGGTGGACGGCAGGCCTGCCGCGCTGCGCAGCCCGCAGGCCGCCATCGGCCACGGCATCGCGTTCTGCTCGGAGAACCGCAAGGCCGAGGGCCTCATCGGCGAGCTCACCGTGCGCGAGAACATCGTCCTGGCCCTCCAGGCGTCCCGCGGCTGGCTCCGCCCCCTGTCGCGCACCGCCCAGGACGACTTCGCGCTGCGGTGGATCCGGGCGCTGAACATCCGCCCCGGCGACCCCGAGGCACTGGTGCGCAACCTTTCCGGCGGCAACCAGCAGAAGGTGCTGCTCGCCCGCTGGCTGATCACGGACCCGAAGCTGCTCATCCTGGACGAACCGACCCGCGGCATCGACGTCGGCGCGAAGGCCGAGATCCAGAAGCTGGTCGCCGGCCTGGCCGAGAAGGGCATGGCCGTGCTGTTCATCTCCGCCGAACTGGAGGAGGTCCTGCGCCTCAGCCACCGGATCGGCGTGCTGCGCGACCACCGCGTCGTCGCCCAGCTGGCCAACGACGGATCGCTCACCCCGGAGCACCTCATGGAAACCATCGCGAGCGGAGCCCGGCGATGA
- a CDS encoding simple sugar transport system permease protein, translating into MTKHRLFWPAAVLVVMLLANLLFTPDFFAVHTKEGHLYGSLIDILHFGAPLVLVSLGMTPVVATGGIDLSVGSTVAIAGALACLHISEAADPGSISTVLVAVALALAVALVLGAVNGLLVTRIGVQPIVATLILMVAGRGVAQLITDGQIITVTSDPYRLIGGGYWLTVPFSVLLAGAVVVLALLLTRSTALGLLLESVGGNPVASRLVGIRAGRLVTLVYVASAVCAAVAGLMISSNVSAADGNNAGLWIELDAILAVVIGGTSLNGGRFSIGGTVLGALVIQTLSTTIYTIGIPPETTLVFKAAVVITVCLIQSPQFRSKVARRRTSAHGSPQAQPAAPADLEVGA; encoded by the coding sequence ATGACGAAACACCGGCTCTTCTGGCCCGCGGCGGTCCTCGTCGTCATGCTGCTGGCCAACCTGCTGTTCACACCGGACTTCTTCGCCGTCCACACCAAGGAGGGGCACCTCTACGGCAGCCTGATCGACATCCTGCACTTCGGCGCGCCGCTCGTGCTCGTCTCCCTGGGCATGACGCCGGTCGTCGCGACCGGCGGGATCGACCTGTCGGTGGGCTCCACGGTCGCCATCGCCGGCGCCCTGGCCTGCCTGCACATCAGCGAGGCCGCCGACCCGGGCAGCATCTCCACCGTCCTCGTCGCCGTGGCGCTGGCGCTGGCCGTCGCGCTCGTCCTCGGTGCGGTCAACGGCCTGCTGGTCACCCGCATCGGCGTGCAGCCGATCGTCGCCACGCTCATCCTCATGGTCGCCGGCCGCGGCGTCGCCCAGCTGATCACCGACGGCCAGATCATCACCGTCACCAGCGACCCGTACCGGCTCATCGGCGGCGGCTACTGGCTCACCGTCCCGTTCTCCGTGCTGCTGGCGGGGGCCGTGGTCGTGCTGGCCCTGCTGCTCACCCGCTCCACGGCGCTGGGCCTGTTGCTGGAGTCGGTCGGCGGCAACCCGGTGGCCAGCCGTCTCGTCGGCATCCGGGCCGGCCGACTGGTCACCCTGGTCTACGTGGCCAGCGCCGTGTGCGCGGCCGTCGCCGGACTCATGATCAGCTCCAACGTCTCGGCCGCCGACGGCAACAACGCCGGCCTGTGGATCGAGCTCGACGCCATCCTGGCCGTCGTCATCGGCGGCACCTCGCTGAACGGCGGGCGGTTCTCGATCGGCGGCACGGTGCTCGGCGCGCTGGTCATCCAGACCCTGTCCACCACCATCTACACGATCGGCATCCCGCCGGAGACCACCCTGGTCTTCAAGGCCGCCGTGGTGATCACCGTGTGCCTGATCCAGTCGCCGCAGTTCCGCTCCAAGGTCGCCCGTCGGCGGACCTCCGCCCACGGCAGCCCGCAGGCACAGCCCGCGGCGCCGGCCGACCTGGAGGTGGGCGCGTGA
- a CDS encoding monosaccharide ABC transporter membrane protein (CUT2 family), giving the protein MSTTHSAGLRGHVPLLVTSVLLVAMFGVGSVQYEGFFSGQVLLNLLIDNAFLLVVAVGMTFVILTGGIDLSVGAVVALSTMVSAWLVEQHHWPVLVVVPLVLAIGTGLGWAMGWVVHTFEIQPFIVTLAGMFLARGLCYTISVESISITDPSYTAMAQTRVPLPGDTFLSPSAVIAVLVAAVAFVVLHHTRFGRNVYALGGSEQSALLMGLPVARTRITVYAVSGFCSALGGVLLTFYMLSGYGLHAVGLELDAIAAVVIGGTLLTGGSGYLIGTVLGVAVLGLIQTIISFQGTLSSWWTRIVIGALLFVFIVLQRLITARRRV; this is encoded by the coding sequence GTGAGCACCACTCACTCCGCCGGACTGCGCGGCCATGTGCCGCTGCTGGTCACCTCCGTCCTGCTCGTCGCGATGTTCGGTGTCGGCTCGGTGCAGTACGAGGGCTTCTTCTCGGGCCAGGTCCTGCTCAACCTCCTGATCGACAACGCCTTTCTCCTGGTCGTCGCCGTCGGGATGACCTTCGTGATCCTCACCGGCGGGATCGACCTGTCGGTCGGCGCGGTCGTCGCCCTGTCGACGATGGTCTCGGCCTGGCTGGTGGAGCAGCACCACTGGCCGGTCCTGGTCGTCGTCCCCCTGGTGCTGGCCATCGGCACGGGGCTGGGATGGGCCATGGGCTGGGTCGTCCACACCTTCGAGATCCAGCCGTTCATCGTGACGCTCGCCGGCATGTTCCTGGCCCGCGGCCTCTGCTACACGATCAGCGTCGAATCGATCTCCATCACCGATCCGTCGTACACCGCGATGGCGCAGACCCGCGTCCCGCTGCCCGGCGACACGTTCCTCTCCCCCAGCGCCGTCATCGCCGTGCTGGTCGCCGCCGTGGCCTTCGTGGTCCTGCACCACACCCGGTTCGGCCGCAACGTGTACGCGCTGGGCGGCAGCGAGCAGTCCGCGCTGCTGATGGGCCTGCCGGTGGCCCGCACCAGGATCACCGTCTACGCCGTCAGCGGTTTCTGCTCCGCCCTCGGCGGCGTCCTGCTGACGTTCTACATGCTCTCCGGCTACGGCCTGCACGCCGTCGGCCTGGAGCTCGACGCCATCGCCGCCGTGGTCATCGGCGGCACCCTCCTCACCGGTGGGTCCGGCTACCTGATCGGCACGGTCCTGGGCGTGGCGGTCCTCGGCCTCATCCAGACGATCATCAGCTTCCAGGGCACGCTCAGCTCCTGGTGGACGAGGATCGTCATCGGCGCCCTGCTGTTCGTCTTCATCGTGCTCCAACGCCTCATCACCGCACGTCGCCGGGTGTAG
- a CDS encoding UMF1 family MFS transporter — MSTAAPLPDQAPDQAPDTPATAAGRTLRRMQFGWYINDWANAAFSATVLTVFLGPYLTSVAKNAADAAGDVHPLGLSIRAGSFFPYTVSFSVLVSVAVMLLTGTVADRTGRHKELMCGFAYVGAITTMGMFFLGGDRYLLGGALLVVANIAYAVSVALSYAYLPGLAAPDERDAVSSKGWAYGYAGGGLLLIANLALFEGHDALGLSSGTAVRICLASAGLWWALFTIVPMLRLPSRAGVAPDRAAAVPDRPAAGSLRELARTLRGMRQYPLTLLYLGAFLCYNDGIQTVVSQASLYGSEELGMDQTSLVAAVLLVQIVAICGALLLGRIAGRYGAKRTVLGSLVAWVFTLALGYVMPAHRPIWFFALACMIGLVLGGSQALSRSLFSHLIPAGREAEYFSVYKVSDRGTSWMGPLVFGLAYQITGSYRSAIISLLVFFVIGFAVLVKVPLRRAVEAVGNPVPEKL; from the coding sequence ATGAGCACCGCTGCCCCTCTGCCGGACCAGGCGCCGGACCAGGCCCCGGACACCCCGGCGACCGCCGCCGGCCGCACCCTGCGCCGGATGCAGTTCGGCTGGTACATCAACGACTGGGCCAACGCCGCGTTCTCGGCGACCGTCCTGACGGTGTTCCTCGGACCGTACCTGACCTCCGTCGCCAAGAACGCCGCCGACGCGGCCGGCGACGTGCACCCGCTCGGCCTCTCGATCCGCGCGGGCTCGTTCTTCCCGTACACGGTCTCCTTCTCCGTGCTGGTGTCGGTCGCGGTGATGCTGCTGACCGGCACGGTCGCGGACCGAACCGGGCGGCACAAGGAGCTGATGTGCGGTTTCGCCTACGTCGGCGCGATCACCACGATGGGGATGTTCTTCCTCGGCGGTGACCGCTACCTGCTCGGCGGCGCGCTGCTGGTGGTCGCCAACATCGCGTACGCGGTGTCGGTCGCGCTCTCGTACGCCTACCTTCCGGGCCTGGCCGCCCCCGACGAGCGCGACGCGGTCTCCTCCAAGGGTTGGGCCTACGGCTACGCGGGAGGCGGACTGCTGCTGATCGCCAACCTGGCGCTGTTCGAGGGCCACGACGCGCTCGGCCTTTCCTCCGGCACGGCCGTGCGGATCTGCCTGGCCTCGGCCGGCCTGTGGTGGGCGCTGTTCACGATCGTCCCGATGCTGCGGCTGCCCTCCCGGGCCGGCGTGGCCCCCGACCGTGCCGCAGCCGTGCCCGACCGGCCCGCCGCCGGCAGCCTGCGCGAACTCGCCCGCACCCTGCGGGGCATGCGCCAGTACCCGCTCACACTGCTCTACCTGGGCGCCTTCCTGTGCTACAACGACGGCATCCAGACCGTCGTCTCCCAGGCCTCGCTCTACGGCAGCGAGGAGCTCGGCATGGACCAGACCTCGCTGGTCGCCGCCGTGCTGCTGGTCCAGATCGTGGCGATCTGCGGCGCACTGCTCCTCGGCCGGATCGCCGGCCGGTACGGCGCCAAGCGGACCGTCCTCGGCTCGCTGGTCGCCTGGGTGTTCACGCTCGCCCTGGGGTACGTCATGCCCGCTCACCGGCCGATCTGGTTCTTCGCCCTGGCCTGCATGATCGGCCTGGTGCTCGGCGGCAGCCAGGCTCTCTCCCGCTCGCTGTTCTCCCACCTGATCCCGGCCGGCCGGGAGGCCGAGTACTTCAGCGTCTACAAGGTCAGCGACCGCGGCACCAGTTGGATGGGCCCGCTGGTCTTCGGCCTCGCGTACCAGATCACCGGCAGCTACCGCTCGGCGATCATCTCCCTGCTGGTGTTCTTCGTGATCGGCTTCGCCGTGCTGGTGAAGGTCCCCCTCCGCCGGGCCGTCGAGGCCGTCGGCAACCCCGTCCCCGAGAAGCTGTGA
- a CDS encoding glycerophosphoryl diester phosphodiesterase, whose amino-acid sequence MHPFLDQPGPLAFAHRGGDLGHPENSLAAFEAAVALGYRYLETDVHATRDGVLVAFHDSRLDRVTDCTGAVAELPWDTVRQARIGGTEPVPLLEDLLGAFPAARFNVDVKAAPAVGPLVEAIRRTDAWDRVCVGGFSDSRLAAVRAAAGPRLATSLGPREVARLRLLSLAGPLLRGRGAPFAGVCAQVPERHLGVRVVDRAFVRAAHRLGLQVHVWTVDDPIRIGALLDLGVDGIMADRIDVLRDVLGERGCWNDGSTGSSTETGAP is encoded by the coding sequence ATGCACCCCTTCCTCGACCAACCGGGGCCGCTCGCCTTCGCGCACCGCGGTGGTGACCTCGGCCATCCCGAGAACTCGCTCGCCGCCTTCGAGGCGGCCGTCGCCCTCGGGTACCGCTACCTCGAGACGGACGTGCACGCCACCCGCGACGGTGTGCTCGTGGCCTTCCACGACTCCCGCCTCGACCGGGTCACCGACTGCACCGGGGCGGTGGCCGAACTGCCCTGGGACACCGTCAGGCAGGCCCGGATCGGTGGCACCGAGCCAGTGCCGCTGCTGGAGGACCTGCTCGGCGCGTTCCCCGCGGCCCGCTTCAACGTCGACGTCAAGGCGGCGCCGGCCGTCGGGCCGCTGGTCGAGGCGATTCGCCGGACCGACGCCTGGGACCGGGTCTGCGTCGGCGGCTTCTCCGACAGCCGCCTCGCTGCCGTCCGCGCCGCCGCCGGCCCCCGGCTGGCCACCTCGCTCGGCCCGCGCGAGGTGGCCCGGCTGCGGCTTCTCTCGCTGGCCGGGCCGCTGCTGCGGGGGCGCGGGGCGCCGTTCGCCGGGGTGTGCGCGCAGGTGCCGGAGCGGCACCTGGGCGTGCGGGTCGTCGACCGGGCCTTCGTCCGCGCCGCCCACCGCCTCGGCCTGCAGGTGCACGTCTGGACGGTGGACGATCCCATCCGGATCGGGGCTCTCCTCGACCTCGGTGTGGATGGCATCATGGCCGATCGCATCGACGTCCTGCGGGACGTCCTCGGTGAGCGCGGCTGCTGGAACGACGGCAGCACCGGCTCCAGCACGGAGACAGGAGCCCCATGA
- a CDS encoding CDP-glycerol glycerophosphotransferase → MAPRLSVVVPIYNVQRYLKECLDSIAAQTFEDFECVMVDDGSTDDGPVIAKAYAAEDPRFRLVRQENKGLGAARNTGWRHLTPGTEYLAFVDSDDTLPPHAYQLMIRTLDETGSDFAAGNAMRLRTGGLAPSHAHRRPFRETRLRTHVSELPALVTDRTAWNKVYRRSFFDSAGIRYPEGILYEDAPVSVPLHFLAERVDVLAEPIYHWRVREDGELSITQKKTDPRGLVDRVRSMELVREWLLARPEPAFAGHLRAYDRNCLVEEVPMFFWSVPDGDRAFREAYQRHVGRLLQDIGPERLAGLSLQLRLKYRLTLADRMRGFVVVQRLHGLVRRTRQAAVRRSPRTASPAADPRLTASRPADAALGARSGAADVTA, encoded by the coding sequence ATGGCCCCGCGCCTCTCCGTCGTCGTTCCGATCTACAACGTCCAGCGCTATCTCAAGGAGTGCCTGGACTCGATCGCGGCCCAGACCTTCGAGGATTTCGAGTGCGTCATGGTCGACGACGGCTCGACCGACGACGGCCCCGTCATCGCCAAGGCGTACGCCGCCGAGGACCCGCGCTTCCGGCTGGTCCGGCAGGAGAACAAGGGCCTCGGCGCCGCCCGCAACACCGGCTGGCGCCACCTCACCCCGGGAACCGAGTACCTGGCCTTCGTCGACAGCGACGACACCCTGCCGCCGCACGCGTACCAGCTGATGATCCGCACGCTGGACGAGACCGGATCCGACTTCGCCGCCGGCAACGCGATGCGCCTGCGCACGGGCGGCCTCGCCCCCTCGCACGCCCACCGGCGCCCGTTCCGCGAGACCCGGCTGCGCACCCACGTCAGCGAGCTGCCTGCCCTGGTCACCGACCGCACGGCCTGGAACAAGGTCTACCGGCGCTCCTTCTTCGATTCTGCGGGCATCCGCTACCCCGAGGGCATCCTGTACGAGGACGCCCCGGTCAGTGTGCCCCTCCATTTCCTCGCCGAGCGGGTCGACGTGCTCGCCGAGCCGATCTACCACTGGCGGGTCCGCGAGGACGGCGAGCTGTCCATCACCCAGAAGAAGACCGACCCGCGGGGCCTGGTCGACCGGGTCCGCTCGATGGAACTGGTCCGGGAGTGGCTGCTCGCCCGCCCCGAGCCCGCGTTCGCCGGGCACCTGCGCGCCTACGACCGGAACTGCCTGGTCGAGGAGGTGCCGATGTTCTTCTGGTCCGTCCCGGACGGCGACCGTGCCTTCCGCGAGGCCTACCAGCGGCATGTCGGCCGACTGCTCCAGGACATCGGCCCCGAGCGGCTCGCCGGGTTGAGCCTGCAGCTGCGGCTCAAGTACCGCCTGACGCTGGCCGATCGGATGCGCGGCTTCGTGGTCGTCCAGCGTCTGCACGGCCTCGTCCGGCGCACCCGCCAGGCCGCGGTCCGGCGTTCGCCGCGTACGGCGTCGCCGGCCGCCGATCCGCGTCTCACGGCCTCCCGGCCCGCGGACGCCGCTCTCGGGGCCCGGTCCGGCGCAGCGGACGTTACTGCTTGA